GATTTCAGGGCCGTAATGATACAGCCCTGAGTCTCTTTTGCTGCTGCTTGTCAGCGGTGCCAGCGGACCTGATTACCCGGCCGCCAGAATCGCCAGCCTGAGATAACCGCGCTGTTCCAGCTCGGCGGCAGCGCGCGCGGCGCGTAGTCCGCTGGCGCAAACCAGCACAATGCGTTGATCGGCAGGAGGCTGCCACTCCGCTATCTGCTGAGGAAGCAGCCTGATGGCATGCTCAGCAACACTCACCGGCGCTTCTTCAGGGCTGCGCAGCTCAACAACACAATCTTCGGCGGTTAACCGCTGCGTATCAATAAAGGGGATCTGCGGGCCGACCGGCTCCGGCGCGTCGTCGAAACGGAACTGACTGAAATGCCAGCGGGCAAAATCGCAATTCACCATACACCCCAGCGGCGAAGGGGAAAGATTAAGCAGTACACTTAACGCCATCTGCGCCTGAATCGCTCCCAGTGTGGCGACTGCGGGTCCCATTACCCCAGCGGTATTACAGTTTGCCGCTGTGGCGGGCAGGCTGGGGAAAATGGCGCGATAACTCGGGGCGCTGGCGCAAAATCCGCCGACATAGCCGCGCCGGCCAAGTACCGAAGCGCTGATCAGCGGGATAGCGCGTGGCTGGCAGCCATCGGATAGCGGGTAAGTCACCGCAAAGTTATCCGCCGCGTCGATCACCAAATCGATATCTGTCAGTGCTTCCGCCAGGTTATGCAGCGAGAGCCGCTGTTGCACCGCATCAATCTGACAGTCAGGATTCAGCTGCTGTAATGCACGGCTGGCGCAAAACACTTTCGGCAACTGGATATCGTTCATGTCATACAGGGTCTGGCGATGCAGGTTATGCACCTCAACCCGATCGGCATCATAGATACGCAGATAGCCAACCCCCGCACCCGCCAGCAGTGGCAGTAAACTGCTGGCCAGGCCACCGGCGCCGACCACCAGCACCCGCGCTTGCGCCAGCCGTTGCTGCCCCTGCGAACCCATTTCCGGCAGCATGGTTTGTCGTTGATAGCGCGTCATTGCCCGAACTCCGCAAGGCCGAAAACTGGCGTGGAGGCCACCGCCATATCGCGTTTTTCCATCAGACCAGCCTGCCATGCCTGCTGACCGGCGCGGATGGCATGCTGAAACGCGGAGGCCATTTGAACCGGATCGCGCGCTTTGGCGACGGCGGTATTTAACAAAATACCGTCAAAGCCCATCTCCATGGCCTGCGCCGCCTGACTGGGCGCGCCAATACCGGCATCGATAATCAGCGGAATATGGTTAAACCAGGCGCGCATGGTGCGCAAACCTTCGATATTGCGCAGCCCCTGGCCGGAGCCAATCGGCGCTCCCCATGGCATCAGCAGCTGACAACCCGCTTCCAGTAATTTTTCACCAATTACCAGATCTTCGGTGGTGTAAGGGAAGACCTGGAAACCGTCATCAGAGAGAATGCGCGCCGCTTCAACCAGCGCAAAAGGGTCGGGTTGCAGGGTATCGGCATGTCCAATGACCTCAAGTTTGATCCAGCGGGTATTAAACAGTTCTCGCGCCATATGGGCGGTGGTCACCGCCTCTTTCACCGTGTGGCAGCCAGCGGTATTGGGTAATATGCGCGCATTCAGCTGTTGCAACAGTTCGCGGAAAGCCCCGCCTGCGGCGCCCTCACGCCGTAAGCTGACGGTGATAATCTCCGTGCCCGAAGCAGCAATCGCCTGCTGTAAAATATCTGGCGACGGGTAACCGGCGGTGCCTAATAAAAAAGGTGAGGCTGGCAGGAAATCATAAAATTGCATATTAACCCCCTTGCATCGGTGACAGCACTTCGACCTTACAGCCTTCTGCAATCTGGCTGCTGTCGTAACGGCCGCGCGGAACAAAATCGCCGTTTACGGCACAGGCCACGCAGCTGATATCCATCTGCTGGTCACGCAGTAACTCGGCCAGAGTGGTGGCCCCGGTAACAATCGCCTGACCATTCAGTTCAATTTTCATCACAGTGTCTCCTGCGCCAGTTGGTGCATCAGTTTTTCCGCCATCACCGGTGCCAGTAAAAAGCCGTGGCGGTACATGCCATTAAGATAAAACACGCCATTCTGATAGCGGATTTCCGGCAGGTTATGGCGATAGGCCGGACGTAAACCGCTGCCGGTTTCAATGACCCGCGCTTCGGCGAACGCGGGATCGATGGCATAAGCCGCACTAAGCAGTTCCATCATCGCTCGCGCACTGACCGGGCTGCTGTCATCGCTCTCCACCATGGTTGCGCCCAGCATAAATCGCCCTGCAGCACGCGGAACCAGATAGCAGGGAAAACGCGGATGCAGTAGCCTGATGGGGCGCGACAACTGAATATCGTTACTGTGTAAAATCATCATCTCACCGCGTACGGCGCGCAGATCTGGCAGCGTATCGGCGGCATGAATACCCCGGCAATCGATCACTCTGCCGGAAGGTTTACCGCTATGGAAACTGACGCCCGCCTGCAACAGTTTTTGTCGCAACTGTTGCAGAGCCTGGCGCGGATCAAGGTGGGCTTCGTCGGCAAACCAGAGTCCACGGGCAAAACGCCCGGCCAGACGTGGTTCAATATCACCGGGTGTCACCCACTGGTGGGCGCGGGTCATACTGGCAAAGCGAGTCAGCTCCATGCTGTCGCGCGGCGGCGCCAGCACCAGCGTTCCCTGCCGCTCGACGCCGCTAACGCGCGCCTGCCACCAGTCAGCAGATTGCTGGCCCTCATTCACCACTTGCTCTGGCGCGCTTTCGCCTTCGCACCAGGGCGCCAGCATACCGCCCGCCCAGTGTGATGCAGGGCAATGTTGATCAGAGGTGATGACTTCCAGCGACTCCCCGCGTTCGGCTAACAGTGTCGCGACACAAAGCCCGCTGACGCCGCTGCCGATGACTGACCACTGGCTCATGGCAGAGCCTTAGCCGGTTGACGCAGCAGCAGGAAAAAATTATGCATATTGGCCTCGCAAAAAAAATTTCGCGACCCGTGACAGTGAGAAGGGAGAGTATCGGTGGCGTAACGCCTGCGCGATCAGTGGCGCTGGCAAAGGGATGGCAAACGCTCCGTCTTCCTACGCCAGTATCAACTGGGTCAGGTTCGAAGGGTCGCTACACCGCGATAAATCGCTATTAGCCTCTCAGTCTCTCTGGCGAGACTCCCCTGACAGTTTCAGTTTTAGGGTATTTGACGCCTTATCGTCAAGCTCTGCGACATTTTATTGTGCAGACTTCCGCTTACTTCACATGAACGGCAGGCAGATGGCTGATTTGATTTCGCGCAAAAAATAATCTGTTAACTCTTGAAAATGGCAGCGATGGCTATAGATAATATCCGGGCATAAAAGGCCGTTCGCCCTATGAGCTTTTGAATAAATCACTATTCAGGAGGTTATAATTATGTCAATCCACAACTTTTCCGTTTTCCCTGCTGTCGCCGACGCCCTCTTTTCTGACCGTTTCAACCGGATTGACCGGCTGTTCAGCCAGCTGACCGGCGACACCCCGATGGCGGTGACGCCAGCCTATGATATCCGCCGCGTGGATAACGACCGTTACGCACTGACCGTCAGCGTGCCCGGCTGGAAAGAGAGTGAACTGGAGATTGAAATATCCGGCGGTCAGCTGGTTATTTCCGGTAAACGCGAGGAAAAAAGCGATGCAACTGATGAAGCAAGTGGCTGGATCCATCGCGGTATCAGCCGTTCCGATTTCCGCCTGAGTTATGCGGTGCCGGAACATGTGAAAGTCACCGCTGCGAAGCTGGCTGAGGGTATTCTCTCCGTGGAGCTGTATCAGGAAGTCCCTGACAGTGATAAGCCACGTAAAATCCCGATTGAACATGTCACGCAGGCAATTGAGCATCAAAGCTAACTGAATCGCATTACGGCAAACAGA
This is a stretch of genomic DNA from Winslowiella toletana. It encodes these proteins:
- a CDS encoding thiazole synthase; the protein is MQFYDFLPASPFLLGTAGYPSPDILQQAIAASGTEIITVSLRREGAAGGAFRELLQQLNARILPNTAGCHTVKEAVTTAHMARELFNTRWIKLEVIGHADTLQPDPFALVEAARILSDDGFQVFPYTTEDLVIGEKLLEAGCQLLMPWGAPIGSGQGLRNIEGLRTMRAWFNHIPLIIDAGIGAPSQAAQAMEMGFDGILLNTAVAKARDPVQMASAFQHAIRAGQQAWQAGLMEKRDMAVASTPVFGLAEFGQ
- a CDS encoding FAD-dependent oxidoreductase, which gives rise to MSQWSVIGSGVSGLCVATLLAERGESLEVITSDQHCPASHWAGGMLAPWCEGESAPEQVVNEGQQSADWWQARVSGVERQGTLVLAPPRDSMELTRFASMTRAHQWVTPGDIEPRLAGRFARGLWFADEAHLDPRQALQQLRQKLLQAGVSFHSGKPSGRVIDCRGIHAADTLPDLRAVRGEMMILHSNDIQLSRPIRLLHPRFPCYLVPRAAGRFMLGATMVESDDSSPVSARAMMELLSAAYAIDPAFAEARVIETGSGLRPAYRHNLPEIRYQNGVFYLNGMYRHGFLLAPVMAEKLMHQLAQETL
- the thiS gene encoding sulfur carrier protein ThiS; amino-acid sequence: MKIELNGQAIVTGATTLAELLRDQQMDISCVACAVNGDFVPRGRYDSSQIAEGCKVEVLSPMQGG
- a CDS encoding Hsp20 family protein, encoding MSIHNFSVFPAVADALFSDRFNRIDRLFSQLTGDTPMAVTPAYDIRRVDNDRYALTVSVPGWKESELEIEISGGQLVISGKREEKSDATDEASGWIHRGISRSDFRLSYAVPEHVKVTAAKLAEGILSVELYQEVPDSDKPRKIPIEHVTQAIEHQS
- a CDS encoding ThiF family adenylyltransferase, whose protein sequence is MTRYQRQTMLPEMGSQGQQRLAQARVLVVGAGGLASSLLPLLAGAGVGYLRIYDADRVEVHNLHRQTLYDMNDIQLPKVFCASRALQQLNPDCQIDAVQQRLSLHNLAEALTDIDLVIDAADNFAVTYPLSDGCQPRAIPLISASVLGRRGYVGGFCASAPSYRAIFPSLPATAANCNTAGVMGPAVATLGAIQAQMALSVLLNLSPSPLGCMVNCDFARWHFSQFRFDDAPEPVGPQIPFIDTQRLTAEDCVVELRSPEEAPVSVAEHAIRLLPQQIAEWQPPADQRIVLVCASGLRAARAAAELEQRGYLRLAILAAG